In the Helicobacter cetorum MIT 99-5656 genome, CCTGATGGCACAGGCGATTCTGATGGTATTCCTTATGATGTGTGTTCTAGGTTTGGTCATAAGGGTCAGCCCACATATCCAGGTGATTTTCAAGGTTCAGTCTATCCTAATTGTGCTAATGTCCCAGCAGGCTTTACCGGATTGACTATGGCTGTGTGGCAACAACTCATCAATCAAAACGCTCTGCCAATAGATTATGCTGATTTGGGTAGTCAAAAGGATTATAAACTCCATGCTAGTTTAAACACTTCAGATTTAGCCAATTCTATGCTTAGCACACTCAAACAAAGTTTTCTGGTTGCTTCAGCTCAAACAATAACTAATGATGTTTCAAAAAACTTTAAAACCCCTATGCTAGGGTTTAACTTTAAAATGGGTTATCAGCATTACTTTAATAATTTTATAGGGTTAGCTTATTATGGTATTGTCAAATACAATTATGCTAAAGCTAATAATGAAAAAATCCAGCAATTGAGTTTAGGAATAGGCACAGATTTATTATTAGATTTTGTTACTACTTATACTAAAGCTTCAAAGGATAGCAAGAAGAAAAGCTTTTCTTCTTCTTTTGGCATGTTTGTTGGTGTAAGGGGTTTGTATAATGGTTATCATGTGTTCAATCAAGTTCAAAGAGCTAAGAATGTAGATGCGACTACAGGATTGAATTATCGTTACAAGCATTCTAAGTATTCTGTAGGTATTAGTGTGCCTTTAATAGAGAGAAAGGTTAGTATCGTTTCTAATAGTAGTGTTTATAACGCTGCTATTAGTTTGAATGAAAAAGCGAATGATTTTAAGGTGTTTTTTAATTATGGGTGGGTGTTTTAAGGAGTAAAAACAGACTTTTTTTGCCTTTTACCCCCCCTAAATTTAGAAAAAAAAAAAAACGATTTTTTGCCCTGTATAATAAGGCTGTAAAATCAAGTGTAAAAGGATAACTCCGTATGAAAAAAACCTTTATATCTCTTTGTTTGCTTTATGCTATCGCTCCTATAGAAGCGTTTGCCCACCAAAAAAGCGGCTTTTTCATAGAAGGGGGTTTTGAAACAGGCTTACTACAAGGCACAGAAAATAAAGAAATTCCCATTAAAAAAGTCCATAACACCTATGAAGATTATTTTCCTACAAGCACGATTGCAAGAAATTCTTCAAATCTATTCACAGATTCTCAAGAAATTTCAAAGCTAAAGTTTTCTACTTCACGCCCTATTAAAGTTACTTTAGACAACCATAAAAAGCAAGTCGTTGTAGAAAACTACCTGCCCTACAACCTAAATAATGTGCGGCTTTCATTTAAAGACGCTTTGGGCAATTTAGTGAGTTTAGGTATTTTAGAGACTATCCCCAAACACGCTAAAATCCTTTTAGACCAAAGCTATTTTCAAAATATAAGTTTAATCAACCCTAATGCGTCTTACCTAGATTTTCAAGCCACTAGCACACAAAAATCAGATACAAGCACGCAAAACTTACTTGAAAAACTACAAAATACCACAACAAATTTAGAAGTGAGCTATGTCAATCAGCCCACTGATTTTCAAAGTGAGTTTTGCAAAGATAAAAATTGCTCATTCACGCCTTTCACTGAAACAACCGCCAAAGAATTTACTAATTTGCTCTTAAATCTTGCATCTGTGATTGACTCCAAATCATGGCATGACAATATTATCAACGCTCCTTTTGATTTTTCTGATAAAGCCATGCCAGATAGGAATGGAAAAGTCCCTACAGGAAGTAAGACTATCTCGCCACAAGACATCATAGAAAAACTAAGAAAAGATATGGGGTTAGATATTTCGGTTTTAACAAGTAATAGTGGCTTCTCTCACTGGGCTGGGGCTAAAGCTATCGCACAAGCTGGCTCTCCCCCAAACGCTAACGCTAAAATGGCTGTTAATGAAAAGGGTATCAATCCTAACACTTTTGTTGACAGAAACAATAAAAGTAATAACAGAAATAAGAAACCTGAACCACACAGCCCTAACGCTTATAGTCTAAGTCTTGGTATATCCCCCCTTCTCAAAGCCTATGCAACGGCTAAGGGCTATGCTAATGGGGGCAATATGGCTGACCAGCATGTGCCAAGCCCTTATCAACCCAAAAATAACACCACTCTACGAAGCGATGGTATTCCTTATGATGTCTGCTCATCTCATAAAGATAATTTTCCAAAGTTTACAAACTCCGTCTACCCTACTTGTAGCAATGTGCCAGCTGGATTTGTAGGCATCACTTATGAAGTGTGGAAGCAACTCATCAATCAAGATAAATTGCCTATTAATTTTTTGGATTTAAACAATCAAAAGAATTATTTAAATCCCCTTGAATTTCCTAACACCCTTTTTGGGGCTGTTAAAGAAAGCTTGCTCATTTCTAGTGCTACAACTAGCGGCGTTTCAAGCGTTTTACAAAAATTCAAAGCCCCCATTCTAGGGGCTAACGCTAAAATAGGCTACCAGCATTATTTCAATAATCTCATCGGCTTGTCTTTCTATGGCGTTGCTAAGTATAATTATTCTAAAATCAACGCTAAAGAAGTCCAACAAATCGGCTATGGTGGGGGGCTAGATGTATTGTTAGATTTTGTTACCACTTATGCTAAATCCAAAAACAGCTCTAAGAAACGCTTCGCTTCTTCTTTTGGCGTGTTTTTTGGAGCTAGGGGAATTTATAGCAACTACAGCCCTTCTAAAACCTTCAAAAAGCCTTTAAAAAACACTCTTAATGTCCATGCGGTGGGAGGATTTAGTTATCGCTACAAGCATTCTAAATACTCTGTAGGCGTTTCTGTGCCGCTACTTAGAAATCGTATCAGCCTTTCATATAATGATTCTCATTTAGTGTTTTTAGAAGACCCCAACCATTTTAATGTGTTTTTTAATTATGGGTGGGTGTTCTAATTTCTTAGAACACTCCTTCTTAAAACGCTTCCTTAATTTCTAAATACCCCTTAATGGCTAAATACTTTTTCGCATGCCCTTTTGTCTTTATTCAATAAACATGCTCTTTGCAACGCTTCAAAACGCTCTTTTCTTTCTTTGTCTGTTTCATTATGAATGGCAAGGCTCGTTTTCTTGGGGGAAGTGTCTTCTAACTTGCTTGCAATATAAAACGCCACAGCAGCGATAAAGATAAATATCCAGTCCGTTTTTCTAACCTTAGGGCAAAATTTGCATGCCATCACTTAATCCTTGAAACATTTAAAGTATAATACACTCTTATTGTAAAAACCTTGAATCGTGGAAAAACTGCATGTTGAGTTTCATTCAAAAAATCTTTAAGGCTCTAGTGGTTATGCCTTTGGATTTTATTACGAAGTATTTTAAGTCGTTTGTGTTTTTGTTTGTGGTGCTACTCGTTTTTAGCACTAAAGAAAGCACCCCAAAGACGCCGCCTAATTTAGCCAGACTCTATTTAAACGGAGCGATTTTTAGCACAGAGAATTTTGAAAAAGAAGTCAATAAGATTTTAAAAACCCCTAGTATTAAGGGCGTTTTACTCTTGATTGATTCGCCAGGTGGAGCGGTTTCTGCGAGTGTGGAATTGAGTGAAAAAATCTTTGAGTTAAGGCAAAAAATACCTGTTCTAGCATATGCTAGGGGGATTATGGCAAGTGGGAGCTATTATGTGGGTATGCAAGCGAATGAAGTCTATGCTTCTAAAGCAAGCTTAATTGGCTCAATTGGTGTGATTTTCTCTGGTGCGAATGCGGAAAACTTGCTTAATAAAATAGGCTTAGGAACGCAAGGCGTGCATGCGGGTGAGTATAAAGAAATCGGCACTTTTACTAGGGCTTGGAAACCTAACGAAAAAGATTTTTTACAAAATTTAGTGAATGAGCAATACCAAATGTTTGTGAATGATGTCGCTAAAGCGAGAAATCTCAACGCTAACAACTATAAGAATTTTGCTGAAGGGAAGGTCTTTAACGCTCAAAGGGCTTTGGATTTAAGGCTCATTGATAGAATCAGCACTATCAAAGAAGCTCAAGCTCGTTTAATGGAGTTAAGCAAAGTTAAAGAAGTCCATTGGTTGGAAAAAAGCTCTATGGAGCGTTTTATTGAAAAAGCCACACAATCTGTTACAAGCATACTCACTCAAGCGTTTAGCTACCAATTATTAATGAGATGAAAATGTTAGAATTTATTTTAAAAGTTCAAGCTAAAGACGCTAGAGGTTTGGTGAGTGCCATTAGCACCACTATAGCTAACAAGGGCTATAACATTGTCAAAAATGATGAATTTGTAGAGCCGTTGAAGCAACGCTTTTTTATGCGCTTAAAAATCCAAAAAGAAATCACCCCCTTGAATGCTGAGATTAAGGAACAAGAGGAGCGAGATTTAAAAAACGCTCTTTTTAAGGCTTTAGAAAACTTTGAAGAGCTACTTGTTGAAGTTATCTTAGTGCGTAAAAAAAACATTGTTTTACTAGCCACTAAAGAGAGTCATTGTTTAGGGGATTTGCTTTTAAGGGTGTATGGCAAAGAATTAGATGCTCAAATTTTAGGCGTTATCGCAAACCATGAGACTTTAGCCCCCTTGGTAGAGAAATTTGATGTGCCTTATTTTCATGTGCCTTGCATAGATAAAGCTTCGCATGAAAAAGAAGTTTTAGAGGTTATCAAACGCCTAGAGCTAGAGCATAAAACAAGCATAGATTTGCTCGTTTTAGCCAAATACATGCGGATTTTGAGCCACGACTTTACGAAGCGTTATGAAAATCAAATTTTAAATATCCATCATAGTTTTTTGCCAGCATTCATTGGGGCTAACCCTTATCAACAAGCTTTTGAAAGGGGGGTAAAAGTTATCGGAGCTACGGCTCATTTTGTGAATGAGAGCTTAGATGCGGGGCCTATTATTTTACAAGATACCTTGCCTATCAACCACAATTACAGCGTAGAAAAAATGCGTTTGGTGGGTAAGGATATAGAAAAGCTGGTTCTGGCTAGGGCTTTAAAGCTTGTTTTAGAAGACAGGGTGTTTGTGTATGAAAATAAAACGGTGGTGTTTTAAAGGGCATTGTTTTAATTCTTTTGGCTATAAGAGCGTCAAGCTTTTTACAAGATTTCAAAAGGGCTTAAGGATTTGTGAAAGAGATAAGATATTTAAAAACCTAGCTTAACACATTAAATGCATGCCGACTTGTAGGGGCTTATAAGACTGATAAATCTTAACTACCGCAAGATTTTATAACCCTGTGTTGCCCTGCCCTTCCTTATTGGCATAATCTTTTAATTGCTTGTAGAGTAGAGATTGTAGGCGAATGAGAGCAAAATTCCTATTTTTTTCATGCACTTCAATAATTCTACTCAATAAAGGTGTGCCTTGACAATCGCTCACATCTATGCTAACTCTAATGCGTTCGTTATCATTCTCTTTTTCTGTAAAAATCTTATTTTTTACTTGGTAGAGTCCTTGTTCGTTGCTAGGGGTTAGCACTCTGGCGTATGCACTCATTAAAGCGTCTTCAATCTCTGTATCATTGCTATTCTCAAAAATAATTTGTGCCTTAGGTTTAAGGGCGTTTTGGTAATAGGTGTTTTCATAGGGCTGTAAAGAACTAATAGGGATAGAATACGCTTTTAAAATCCTTTCAATAGGCGTGATTTGTGCTAGTAATTCGCTCATGCTTTTGGCTTGTTGCAAGAAAATGCCCTTACAAGCCTTAGGCATTAAGGTTGCAAACTGCTTGTAAAGGGTGTGGTATTTATCTCTCAAGCCTTGCAAAAACAAATCTTTATTAATCCTTAATCTCGTGTAGTAAATCCCCTTTTGTGCTTCTTGTTTGACTATTTCTACATTATTCAACTCTAAATCATTAGTTCTTAAATTAATCGCTTCTGAATCGCTAGATTTTAGCTTGTTATCCACACGGCTTTTTTGAATATGGATTTGCGAATTGATATTCACACTAATTGAAGCCACTAAATCTGCTAATGCTTTTTGCTTAGAAGCTTCCTTAGATTTGGCCGAACCATTTCCATAAAGGTAGCCTTTTTGGATAGCCGATGAGTTGTATGCCTTGCTATACCATTTAGGCTCGGCACTCAAACAAGTCGCTAGGCATATAAGAATAATCTTTTTCATTGTTGTTCCTATTCTAAAAGGTCAAAATTGTTCCTTGAAGCCATTATTTATTCTATCAATTCAACTGGGTTACTTCCACAAGCACATAAACTTGACTAGCACCGATAAAGGTGGCTTTGATTTTGCTTGCTTTAATCTCTAATCTATCGCTATTAAGAGCGTTCATAATCTTTTCTAAAGCGTTATGCTTAGCTAAAGACAAACTATAATCCATATCTGATGATAACGCCTCACTCACCCCACATGCTAGGATTTTTCCTTTTTTAATCTGTGCTTCTTCAACCTGTATCTTTTGAGAGCAATTTCTTACCCATTTAGGCAACGCCCTCCCCCATGCAATTTGTAGCATTAAGATACAAGCAAACCCACAAACAAGGCGTTTCATAGGCTAATTATTTTTTCTTTTTAACCATACCTAGTTCAGCACGCACCTTTTCTACGATTTCTTTGTCTAAGCCCACTAAAACAAAAACTCTATCCTTACCTATATAACGAGCAAGCATTTTAGAAGCGACTAATTCCTTATCCACTAATTGAGAAATTTTTTCACTATCAGTGCCACTCATAGACCTTTTACCTTCGGAATCCATAGTTCTAGTTTTTTCGTTTTGCAAATCTCTTTGCAAAGTGGCCTTTAAATTTGCCGCTAAATTAGCCCTAGCCTTTGCTGTAGCTTGGTTAGTAGAATAATCTACATCATTACTTGTGATAATGTCTTCAGCCCTGCCTAAAAATACACTTGAATATTTTTCATACCCTGCTACTTTTTCCAAATCCCCCATAACCCAGTCAGGAGCTCCTTTAATCGCTTCTTTATACTCTTTATTACTCTTGCTAACGCCTGATTTTGGGGCATGGTTACAACCCACAACCATCATTGTCGCTACAACACTCAATCCTAAAAGCTTTTTGACTTGATTTTTCATTGCTTATCCTTTCAAAAATATAAGATTAAAACGCCACATGTTTGTTGCTGGCGTTTTTTACAATGGGCTTAACATCGCTCCACACTTCCACGCCTGTTTTTCTATCAGTCAAGCTAAGCGTAAAATTATAGTCTAATCGCTGCCTAGCCTTATCAATAGAAGCTGCATTGCTAGACACTTTACCACTTAAAGATAAATCAGCAGCTTTTAAAGTGCCTTTTTCCATAGTGGTGTCTTGGTTATATTCTTCGCTCTCTCTTTCTTTTTGACGCTGTTCTATAATCCTACTATCTGCCGCAATGCCACTCCCACCGCTTGCCCTAGTTACATTAAATTTTCCTTGAGAGCGTAATCTCAATTGCTGTGTGATTTTGGTGCTAAGCAAGTTCATATCCAAATTAGGCTGAGTGGTGTCATTGATAATATCAGACACTTCAATAAGTCGTTTGCCTTTAAGTTGCACAAAATTAGGGTCATTTAGCATGGATTCTATCATCGCATTAGCTGTTAGCAATAAATCTGTGCTATTAAGACTTGAAGTCGTGTTCTTAGTCATATCATTGACATTTTGATAGGTCGCTACCCCACCTGAGCAACCAACCCACAATAAAGCACTCAAAGCCACTGAACCTATGATTTTTAACTTTGTTAAGAATGCCATAGCATAACTCCCTACTTAAGCTTAATTCAGGTATATTCATTCCTGTTTGTAAAGTCCTAATAAACACAAGGTTTTTGTATCGCTATAGATTTTACCATTTTGTGCGTCTGTTTTTCACATTTTGTAGAATTTGATTCCACAAATTTAGCCCCATCAACATAAAATCCTAGATTCACTTGCTTTTAGTTTGGCAGTATAAATTTTCAAACACGCTTAGAACCATTTCATAGCCTTACCAAAAAGTTTTAACCCTAACACTAACAACCCTACAGCATCGCAAAAAACAAGCTTTTATCCAAATATGGTGAGTATCTCTTGCTTTTTCACGCTTTCTAAAATTTTTCGCAACTAGAAAGCTCGTTACAAACACTTTTAAATAAATAGCCTTTTATTCAGATTTATCATCGTTTAGCAAGACATTCCCAGCGGTCTGATTGAAGAATATTTTTTATCACCAAGGCATAGAAGTCAAAATCTTTCTATCTGTAGTCGCCTTTTCCTTAGAATTTGTTATCAAAACTTTCACAGCACGCTAAAAGCTTAGGATAGATTACTGATAAGCATTCACGCTATGTAATAAATCCCTAAAAAGTAGCTAAAATCTTATCGGCTCCAATCAGTTTCTTTTGGAATCTTCATTCTTACTTGATTGATACAGAGTTCAAAAAACGATTTTTTATTACAGAAATTGATATTTAAATGTAACTAGCTATACCAAAAACAAGTCAAAAAGAAAAACCCTATTGCAACACCCCCTACAACAAAAGGGGGTTTATCATGCTTAAGAAGTAATTTTAACTACAACAACGCCTTTATAGCGTCTTCAATAGGTTTTTGAGAACCGGGTTCTACAAGTCTTTCGCCCACTTCTTTGGCATCTTTGTAAAAAATCAAAGTAGGAATTTTACGAATACCTAAGCTCTCTTTCAAATCTTCGCTTTCATCAAAAGAAACCTTAAAAAATTGCACTTTCCCTTCATAAGCCTTGGCTAGATTATCCATAATCGGCTCAATCTTCCTACAATCCGGACACCAGCTCGCTCCAATATTAACTACCACCGCTCCTTGAGCGATTTTCTCTTCATAATTATTTCCATTAATAATTTCTAACATAGTAATCCTTTAGATTTAATTTCCCCCAACAAGAGAGTATAACACATAGACTTTAATCAAAATGTTTATGACTTAATCTTTTATGCTACACTTACTAGAAATCTAATAATTGAGGTTTAATTCAATGGTTATTCCCGTAATTACTACTTTTGACAACAATTATGTATTGCCTGCAAGCGTAGCGTTTAGCTCTTTTTTGCACTGCATGCATTTAAGCCATCCATCTGATATTCCCCATAATTCCGAGTGTTTGATTCAATTTATTGTCTTACACAATGGCATTTCTCAAAATTCACAAGATAAATTACGCCAAACTCTAGCCCCCTTCAGTCTCGCTCCATTCAATCTCTCGTTTTCTTTGAAATTTATAGATTTAAACGATAGATTTTTGAACGAATGGGAGCTGATTACAAGCAAGCATCACTTTAAAAAAGAAGTCTTTTATAAATTGCTTATCCCTAATTTGTTTAAAGAATACGATAAAGCGATTGTTACTGATGTAGATGT is a window encoding:
- the sppA gene encoding signal peptide peptidase SppA translates to MLSFIQKIFKALVVMPLDFITKYFKSFVFLFVVLLVFSTKESTPKTPPNLARLYLNGAIFSTENFEKEVNKILKTPSIKGVLLLIDSPGGAVSASVELSEKIFELRQKIPVLAYARGIMASGSYYVGMQANEVYASKASLIGSIGVIFSGANAENLLNKIGLGTQGVHAGEYKEIGTFTRAWKPNEKDFLQNLVNEQYQMFVNDVAKARNLNANNYKNFAEGKVFNAQRALDLRLIDRISTIKEAQARLMELSKVKEVHWLEKSSMERFIEKATQSVTSILTQAFSYQLLMR
- a CDS encoding thioredoxin family protein, producing MLEIINGNNYEEKIAQGAVVVNIGASWCPDCRKIEPIMDNLAKAYEGKVQFFKVSFDESEDLKESLGIRKIPTLIFYKDAKEVGERLVEPGSQKPIEDAIKALL
- the lpoB gene encoding penicillin-binding protein activator LpoB: MAFLTKLKIIGSVALSALLWVGCSGGVATYQNVNDMTKNTTSSLNSTDLLLTANAMIESMLNDPNFVQLKGKRLIEVSDIINDTTQPNLDMNLLSTKITQQLRLRSQGKFNVTRASGGSGIAADSRIIEQRQKERESEEYNQDTTMEKGTLKAADLSLSGKVSSNAASIDKARQRLDYNFTLSLTDRKTGVEVWSDVKPIVKNASNKHVAF
- a CDS encoding LPP20 family lipoprotein, which gives rise to MKKIILICLATCLSAEPKWYSKAYNSSAIQKGYLYGNGSAKSKEASKQKALADLVASISVNINSQIHIQKSRVDNKLKSSDSEAINLRTNDLELNNVEIVKQEAQKGIYYTRLRINKDLFLQGLRDKYHTLYKQFATLMPKACKGIFLQQAKSMSELLAQITPIERILKAYSIPISSLQPYENTYYQNALKPKAQIIFENSNDTEIEDALMSAYARVLTPSNEQGLYQVKNKIFTEKENDNERIRVSIDVSDCQGTPLLSRIIEVHEKNRNFALIRLQSLLYKQLKDYANKEGQGNTGL
- a CDS encoding LPP20 family lipoprotein, with the translated sequence MKNQVKKLLGLSVVATMMVVGCNHAPKSGVSKSNKEYKEAIKGAPDWVMGDLEKVAGYEKYSSVFLGRAEDIITSNDVDYSTNQATAKARANLAANLKATLQRDLQNEKTRTMDSEGKRSMSGTDSEKISQLVDKELVASKMLARYIGKDRVFVLVGLDKEIVEKVRAELGMVKKKK
- the purU gene encoding formyltetrahydrofolate deformylase is translated as MLEFILKVQAKDARGLVSAISTTIANKGYNIVKNDEFVEPLKQRFFMRLKIQKEITPLNAEIKEQEERDLKNALFKALENFEELLVEVILVRKKNIVLLATKESHCLGDLLLRVYGKELDAQILGVIANHETLAPLVEKFDVPYFHVPCIDKASHEKEVLEVIKRLELEHKTSIDLLVLAKYMRILSHDFTKRYENQILNIHHSFLPAFIGANPYQQAFERGVKVIGATAHFVNESLDAGPIILQDTLPINHNYSVEKMRLVGKDIEKLVLARALKLVLEDRVFVYENKTVVF